Proteins encoded together in one Patescibacteria group bacterium window:
- a CDS encoding acylneuraminate cytidylyltransferase family protein, with translation MKILGIIPARGGSKSIPLKNIKKLLNKPLIAWTIESALESNLDRILVTTDDKRIAGIAKKFGADVPFIRPKELATDITGIEPVIKHALNWLKENENYVPDAVALMMPTTPLRPAKHINGAIELFKKTKADSVVAVYEVIANENPHWMLKINDKNRVVLFTGEPLTKIKTRRQELPICYSRNDIIYIFKPKNLYGKTPNLYGKKVELYLMDEFYSIDINTEEDWFVCEQKLKKLRKLEKNGFKLP, from the coding sequence ATGAAAATTTTAGGAATAATACCGGCGCGAGGAGGTTCTAAGAGCATCCCCCTTAAAAATATCAAAAAATTATTAAATAAACCTTTAATAGCCTGGACGATTGAATCTGCTTTGGAAAGTAATTTAGACAGAATACTTGTCACTACTGATGATAAAAGAATCGCCGGGATAGCTAAAAAGTTCGGAGCAGACGTCCCTTTTATTAGGCCGAAAGAACTGGCAACGGACATAACCGGCATAGAACCCGTGATAAAGCATGCTTTAAACTGGCTTAAAGAAAACGAAAATTACGTTCCTGATGCCGTCGCTTTGATGATGCCGACTACTCCTTTAAGACCAGCAAAACATATTAATGGAGCCATAGAATTATTTAAAAAAACAAAAGCAGATTCAGTCGTGGCGGTTTACGAAGTTATAGCGAACGAAAATCCGCACTGGATGTTAAAAATTAATGACAAAAATCGGGTAGTTTTGTTTACCGGCGAACCCCTAACTAAGATTAAAACCCGTCGCCAGGAATTGCCAATCTGCTATTCCCGCAATGATATTATCTACATTTTTAAACCAAAAAATCTTTATGGAAAAACTCCAAATTTATACGGGAAAAAGGTGGAGCTTTACTTAATGGATGAATTTTACAGTATTGACATTAATACCGAGGAAGACTGGTTTGTCT